The Bosea sp. 685 DNA window CTGTGGCGCCGGATACGTTTTACAACATCACGGGAGCGACCTCGGCACTGGGCAACAAGACGGATTTCACCGGCGGCGCCCAGGCCGGGTATAATTTCCAGATCAATCAGTTCGTTCTCGGTGCCGAGGGCGATTTCGGCTATCTCGGCTATCGTTCGACGGCGGTCCAGCGCAATCCGCTGACGGGTGCTCCGCAAGCGCCGCCCATCGGCGACACGTTCGGCCGAAAGAAGGCCGACTGGTTGGCGACGATTCGCGCGCGCGTCGGTGTCGCCTTCGATCGATTGCTGGTCTACGCCACCGCCGGTGTTGCCTTCTCCGATCTTCAATATTCGGTGAGCGACACCTGTAACGTCACGCCATGCGGCGGCGGCCTGATTTCAGGCAACGCGTCACCCGACATCGGCTGGGTCTTTGGCGGCGGCGCCGAATACGCCTTCACGGATAACTGGACCATCAAGGGCGAGTATCTCTACAATCGCTTCGAGGGTAAAAACATCCGCGGCGATGCGACCTATCGGGTCGGCTCCGGCTCGACACCGTACCACGCCGCCGCGACGGAGATTCACGTCGTGCGTCTCGGCCTCAACTACAAATTCTGAAGTCAATCGATCGGCGAACGAAGAACCCTGGCTGCGCCGGGGTTCTTTTTTGGCTCAGTCCCTTCGCGGCTGAGCCAAAGCAGCCGCCTTTTGCGGAGCGACTTAGGTCCGCACTACGGAAAGACTTTGCCCCCGTCTTCGCCCGCGACATGGAAGTGCATCCGGAGAGGATCAGAGGCTTTCCTGTTGAGCTTGCCGAGCGGGTTGCAAGCCTGACCGCGGGAATCAAGGCCGATCTCGACGATGCGATCGAAGGCGAAGTTGATCTCCAAGCCATGCCTGTCGTCAATGATTGGCGCGAGTGGAACCATAGTTTGGTTTTTGGCGCTGCCAGTTCGGCTCGAATGACGCAACAGCCTGCCGCGCCATCGCGCCGCCGACGGCAGTGCCGGGCTGGGGCAGCAAGCCATCAGGCACTCGCCATCCCTCGTGGCTCGCCTCATCCGCGTCGCGTTCGGCAAGCTCCTTATTTATTGTCCTGGACAATAAGTCCTATCGCATTCGGACGTCTAATCAAAAACTCCACCCGCGGCCATATTCGAAACGGCAGTCCGAAATCGAAGGTGGCACGACTTTGCAGTTTCAAAAGACGATCAAACACATCGTATCGACGGCGCTGCTCACTGTCGGCATCGCGGGAGCCACAGCGACGATGGCGCAACAGGCGGCCAAGCCCTCCCCTCTGATGATCCAGGAGCAAGGCAGCTTTGCTGTCGGCGGAGCGGTGGCAAGCACTCCTGGAACCTATGACAACAACAAGCCCGCCTCTGCGGGGCAAACGCTCCATGGCGACCATCTCTACGCCTTCTACCAGGTGCCGCGGAATCCGAAGGTGCTGCCGATCGTCATGCTGCACGGCGCCT harbors:
- a CDS encoding porin family protein, with amino-acid sequence MNKLIFAALAAAALSGPAVAADLVSHNTKAPAAVPIMIYNWTGFYIGAHAGAAFPTGGSITETAPVAPDTFYNITGATSALGNKTDFTGGAQAGYNFQINQFVLGAEGDFGYLGYRSTAVQRNPLTGAPQAPPIGDTFGRKKADWLATIRARVGVAFDRLLVYATAGVAFSDLQYSVSDTCNVTPCGGGLISGNASPDIGWVFGGGAEYAFTDNWTIKGEYLYNRFEGKNIRGDATYRVGSGSTPYHAAATEIHVVRLGLNYKF